In Miscanthus floridulus cultivar M001 chromosome 19, ASM1932011v1, whole genome shotgun sequence, the DNA window cggggttggcatagccctcttgtggcattccaatACTCCTTTACATGTagcccgatagatgcctaggtcgttccatagAGCGACCcaagtggcctaatggcctcccctcgatggagattctgtaggcttggcgagaggttcagaatcgaacgagaaggttgagatgacccggtttgctagaccgggcgaaggccgcacggtgctcatctacggttttctcccctggctctatttggttgctcatgtcgaatgaggcaagccacggcttcatggcgcaacacggagcgttctggtgcatttcgctgcacgtgcgatgcttagttcctgagcccctgggcggttcatgccctaaccatctGGGGGAttcaggcgtatggaatgaaatgcacatatggatgtatgaatgttttaaattgaaatagaggggctttgatagtgttttaccttgaagaccgGAGAGATGGGATTCATCAGGCTCCAGTCGGAAACGTCCGTCCAGGACctacgcttgtcaatcgtgggttagtcctcatgtgaacagttttgtatttaatgaacattGCTTACCTTTGATGTCCTGAGAGACGTGGTTCGGAGAGCTCCAGTCGGAGACGTCCAACCGggacctgtatctcaggtgtttatcctgagtgaatcgattgactcaggaggccggttggTCTCTCCCGGCGGAGGTTTCgctgttggatctctctaggtcACGCCTGGGGAGACGGGGAGCCGTCCACATGTGGTGACGCTTTGGTTTTTgtgcccgacgtgcggtagtGGCTGGTCATGCGGTAGTTGTGGGCCATGTCACGGTCGTGTCCCGTCTGATTAGGAGCCGTTTCATCACGTTGGGCACGTCTCGTCGATCAGGGggcgtcccatctgcattaaatgggaagaAAGAGAGAGTTTCTCGCCCCGTCGCTTCGCCTTCTCGATCGGCACGTCCTTTCCTAACCGCTGCCCCcttcctttaagtaggagaagagagagggtgttcgcctcgttcttttgcctgttcgtcgtctgccgccgccgcctttctttttcctcctTACCGAGAGCATTCCTGAGAGCTACGaaggtttctaggaaaggaagggggagagggcgagggagaagaggagaacttACTGATCCTTTTTTGCAAGCCGGAGCAAGATGttggactggaggtcgtccaccgtgAGGAGGTCGGTGCTGGAGTCTTTCGTCAAGAAGGGTTTTCTGCCACcgcaggaggtggcgcattggagggtCCCTAGGGAAGAGGAGTTCCTACGACCTCGTCCCGGCAAGGTAGTGTCCttccttacctttcatgagcgcgagctaggataccccgcgcactggttcctgcgcgggcttcttaatgagtgggatttggagttgcaacacctcaatctgatgggggtgctgcatatAGCTGGTTTCATCACTGCCTgcaaggccttcctcgggatggagccgcacgcggacctcgggatggagccgcacgcggaTCTCTTCCGGTGATTCTTCTCCGGGAGGACCTTGACGGTGGGGAGCTCGGTTGAGGCCATGCCgatggggggtttcgcccttcaGAGGAAGCTGAGCGTAGGAGGTTCGTACGCCGCGTACACCCCATGCAGTTCCAActgggggtggcacggggagtggttctacatcaggaacccggaGGTGGCGCCGTTTCTAGTGTTCACCGGCAGGAGGCCGGAGGAGCgggaaagctggtcgtggggttGCGGCCGTAAGgggaggcacaaggtggaggccatcgaagAGGAGCTTTGGAAGCTCATTAGGTGCGGCCTCGATAGAGTGCGGGTGTTCTACACCCTCTACCGCAGCCAGATTGCGTCGTTGGCAGGAGAGAATGCAGCCGATGTGGGAGTACGGCGGCCGGTTGGACCTAAACCGCGCGTCGCCGGAGGAGTTGCCAGAGGGTGAGGTCTGGAGTCACGTCGGCCGGGTGCTGTAGCTGAGGCCCGGGGAGATGGTTGCAGGAAAACCCATACCGCTCAACGCCTCGATCGCGTCCACGTTGGTGCGTTCCCTTGTTTTTGTTCGTGCTTCTTCTCTGCTCTTTCCTATTTCTTTGATCTAGTTTGTTCGTtccgtaggggcttgggaggtataagtcccgactgcaccttcccaagggatcggAGGGCGTGGCTCGGTAGACCGCTCAGAAGAAGGCGGCCGAGGctcgaaagaagaagaagaataaggagatcctgcggaagcaggagaaggagcaggagatcgtCCAGCGCACGAGGGCCGAGGAATGTAGGAGCGACATTGAGTTGGAACTCGCGTCAGACGATCCTATGGATCTGGATGATATGGTCTTCTCTGATGAGGAGGAAAGCggggtcgttgtgacctcggcggagTGTCGTGATACCGCAACGTCGTTCGCTGGTGATGAGCTGGTGGTCGCGCGTTGTGCGGTGGATCCCTCATCGAGGAAACGCGCAGCGGGCATGGACGTCGTCGGTGAGCGAGCATCGAAGCGGAcacggtcaccgcgccccttgACAGCGTCGTCGGCCCTGCCCCCACCTGTTGTTTGCGTGGTGGAGCAAGGCGGGCGGTCTGTTGAGGGGTGGACTGACACTCGCGCGTCGCTCGGACCGGTGCCAACGCGTGACTCGCGGTGGGAGGAGGACCTGCCTGCTATGGGCGTAGTCGAGCATGCCGGGTGATCTGAGGGGCGGACCGGGGCACGTGTGCCGCGTGAGTCGCAGTCGGAGGATACTGCGCTTGTTGCTCCGGTCGAGGATTCCCGAGCCAGGGGTTGGGATGACCTGCAGGTCGAGCAGGAGCCAGTAGGGATGACTTTGCCCCCCACCGAAGTAAAGCAGCGTGGGTCGCGGTCTGGGAGTGGTCCTCGATGCGCAGGCGCATTGAGGTCGGGGTCGGCCTTCAGAGTTGTGACGCTCGCCACCCAGTATGTCTTTCTCCGTTTTCTTTTGGTTTTTCGCTGGCTGAGCTTTttgttggagtgtgactgacccaTACCTTCCGTCAGTGGCTTGGGGATGCCGGGGATGAGTATTGCCCCGACTGCTGTGCAGGAGACCTAGAAGCCCATTCTGCAGCATGTCGCGGTGGCAAGACCTTCCGTTCTGAGGATGGTGCCCTCCGGTTCGGCTGTTGAGGAGGCGGCGGCTATGGCATCAGTGTTAGCGGCGATCTCGGtgccgatggtggtggtggcatcGGAGGTGACTCTCGCAACGGAGGTAAGGGAAAGCGAGCTTCCTGCCTTGCCGGGTAGAGGGTCACGTGGCTCGCCCTTGTCGTCGGAGCCGAAGGCACCGAGGGAAGACGTGGCCGGGACAGGGTCGAGACGCCCAGCGGTGGCCCAGGAcgacgaggtggtggagatcccatctgacGATGAGGCAGATGTCCCGGTGGAGCCATCGGTGCCGTTGCAGCAACCCGCCGGTGATGTCACGTCGGAGCCGTTGGTGCCGTCGCGGAGCCTGGCGGTGGTCCAGTTGGTGGCTGGGACCTCTGGCGGGCCGGTGATGTTACCGCGGGACTTGGCGATGGCAcggttggaggctgggccctccggcgaAGTGTCGAAGGGTGACCTAGAATGGCCCTGCCCTGAGCACCCAGCGAGCGTGCGGTTCATCCTTCGGGACTCCCAGgagcgtcagctctgggacatcttcGGAGGGCAAGGGCACGTCGTGGTatcagaactcaccaagctgACCGCGCAGCTTGAAAGCGCTCGGAAGTAGGCTTTGTTCGCCCAacagttggttgagggcgacaTGCAGCTCGCGGTGGAGGTGAGTTTCCGGTACTTGTCTTTTACCCCTTGAATCCCTTATCGGTTGTTTTTAGCGTGCCTACCTTTCATAGGAGATAAGGAAGACGTCATCCCGCAAGTCCCACTTCCTCCGGTCAGAGTATGCCCGGATGGCCGAGCTCGAGCATCGGGCGGAGTTCGCTTGCCGCGAGTCCCGGGACCGGGCGTCCAAGGCGGCCGTGGCGCaggcggaggggcagcgtgcggaGGAGCGAGCGACTgcggccgagcaagggctcgaggcggcaagGGTCCGCCAGGCAGAGACTGAGGCAGAGTTGCGAGCGTCCCTGGTGAACACCGAGGTGGCGCTTCAggaggccttggcggcccttgatCCAGAGCGCACCGCCCTAGAGTCGGCGGAGAAGGCCCTAGAGGTGGAGCGGAGGGCCCGATCGGAGGCGGATCGAGAGGTGGTCGCACTCTGGGGCCAGGTGATGGAGACGGAGGACACGAGTGCCCGGCTGCGTGTGCAGGTGGCTCGGCAAGCGGAGGATCTATCCACCCTCGAGGCTTCTCACATCGGTATGTaccctttttgttttttgttgtgttggcttttccctcagcctgtttctgagctcgtTGCTCTTCTCGCAGAGCTGGGCGGAAAAGTGGAGGTGCTGGAGCGGAACCTGGAGATGACCAAGGCGACGCTTGGCCGACGtacggaggagctggccaagtcccgttAGGAGcgtcgtgctcttgagggggatcttgaccagatccgcaacgttgcccaACACGTCGTTTCGGAGATCTTTGGGTCAGCGCCGAGCACCAGCGCACCCGCCATCCAGCTGGCAGAGGTCTTGGGGGAGGTCCGGGATCTTATCAGATCCGAGCTGTTCTACagagcgtcgggggtgctgaccgcggtggggacgcaccatccgcacctagacttcgccaccatATGTAGCGGATACACTGAAGGCATGAGCATGGCGGACATCCAGTccatcggggagagcttgctgccgtacGCGCGGTCGGTGGTAGAccaagtctccgccgagtgggtgatggacgtccatcATGAAAACCTGGCCAAAAGCGTGCATGGAGAGGATGCTGCAGAGCTCTCGGATGGCGAggagcctgggtcggaggtgAATGTTGCCCCAGTTTTGGCCAAGCCGGATGCCGTGCCGTCGGGAagtgagcagcctgcgccttcgtCGGTTGCACCGTCGTCGGATGTCACCGGGCCGGCCtagtagcatgtaaaaatataatagtagttagtaaatgtaggaagttttaagttcgtgggggagcccccgtgtaagatGTTcatggtgtgttttaatgactgcgaTTGGTTTTTGTTCTTGTGATGGAGTCGCTCCGTTCggagaagcttgttccctttcgttccttagttttcccttagcataattttgttttaaatttctttctatctcgtacctgcccatttgttccgtaggtcacaactttgcgagcccggggcatggcccgcgaggctcgaccggtcgtagccgtaggaaaaggcggggtgcgatcagtcggaatgttctaaagcaaagttacgtaaggtaaaacaaaggaacaaactaccccctcgttagggtaggaaggaatttctccatacaaaagcaaaagagtacttaaggtaaaaacaacaacaaaggggtagtagagccccctagtggagcccccgagctctctgagccgaaaagtgttcgggtcggggtgctctaataggagcgttcgctaagtaaaggtaagactgaaacttaggaaaagagtaaaagacatagttgttccaaggtcCATGGAGAgggcatcatcgtcgtcgtccttcagtcggtgggCTGCCtccccgtcttcttcctcctttggcCTATCAGCCTACCTCactaggcgcttgaggagctagcagtccttgtagacatggttgatCGGATAGTTGTgcttggtgcacgggctctccatgagctcatgaaagTGGCCCAGAGTGTCTTGCCGGGGCTGTGTGCCCGCGTGATCGGCCGGGGCGACCGACACGAAGTTAGCCGgttggcggcgatcctttctgttcttttttcccctctgcgtggaggggccctcgtcttgatcctagcgtctggccttacctttgtcgcggACCCCGTTGAAGCGCGGCGGAAAAGGCACTTGCTGGGgttgttggacaaaggtccgtagTTCTAGgctgtcagggctgggactccggtcgacgctgcacgtgtcttggtttggcccgagcTGCGCGTAGATGGGCGATCGGCATGGGGCGGTCATCATGTCAAGACGAGGGGCGGTTGCGGCTTCTTGTGCCACAATTGATGGTTGTGGCGatgacagggtgtagtgccccatctactGCGTCCCTATTCCCCGGATGGGGAGCATGGTTGTGAGTCGGCGTCGCGATACAGAGCATTCCGCTTGCtaaacggcggcggtctccaacagtgcccggaggttctggtggattgctcgtccacgagggtcgttcggctcgggcagGTCATGCAGGAGCATTGCCGTGGAGGCAACGTTCTGACTGGCCCAAGCGAACTGCGGGGGGTTGGTCCCCCGAACTAGGGCGTTGCGCTGGGGCTGACGGGCACAACCCCGAGCGCTGCTCGCCGGTCTATGTgcacggggcgcagtgtggtgcgtcGAGCATgttggtgcagttggtggctgatgcggccactgttgtcgtagatcctccccgtgctcacgtgtgagctcgaGGGTCCCCGCGTGGGGGCCCGGCGGGGCGTGGGTCCGGAAGGACTCTGTTACCCCTAGCGGCTATTCCGGGGCATCCGCCGTGGCGTACTCCCGGGTCCGATGGTGGCTAGGCGCcagccgatgctggagccatcactcccgacgtcgtcgtccatgatgtcgaggaaacaggtgggagcatagcttgccatccccacaaactcagacGTGAAAGGGTGCGgtgccagcaccttttggagtccccgggCATATGCGTCCGCGGAAGACacaaggccgtaggggaaccagcCGTATGGCggagtggggtttgagcagagagtttgctcggaatgaagcacagatgtCGCACCGTCGAAGTCGCGCGTcttggagtcgatggaggacgtccctccgacagGTGCCGAGTCgcgagcctcctcgtggaggtggagtacgctgagctggtcagcgatgaagtccaggctccaGAAGCGGAAGACCTGgtatggctcgaagacgggtggaacccgcatcccgacaggcgagagtgcggggaactccagcgagccgaaacgaatcgtatcgcccgagcccgccacagcgggggtggcggagaaatgggccatccgattaccaaaaaagtgttgaacgtacagcgtcttccccatggacagcaccaactatcggtgtagaaagtgaccaactagtaaatatttgtagttttgctgtacgttgtgatcggaggtggcctagcactcaatgacacaggatttatactggttcaagcaacgtgccctacgtccagtcagggtcgatcggtgactttattcctgagcccaggtgctcaaagtctatagtgggggtacaaacgagaaggaggaagaagggggtgtacaagaggtttggTCGGCTTCAACCAAAAGGGTCGCGGTCGGAACTGGGTGGTCCTACgattgggagtgttgatgtcgatctagtgagtctgagcttgaagaagttgaTCTCCCCTCAccggagggagcacatccccttttatagatgaaggggatggctttttacaggtgagagggagagagtacagatatttctaagccttgctgcctacggtgatgaaaactagataatggttgaagccccctaatactgtcgatgtcactgtaggatgtcagatgtgcacgggaggtcgagctatcttctttaggaaggatgacgccggtacctgcaaaatacttctggatgcccagtggcatgtgaggagctgtgctatgttcacccggtatggcaaatcctggagcccataccgcaatcaatgtccagagacacgcggatggggcttaccatatgggagtttctagcggcccctacaatactttgtgtcagggtggctacagGGCACTGttccgtgtagggtatggtccttggtacagtggttttgacttgtgagccatgccttgcctttctccgcatgccttctggttctttctgagcgggcgtccccggtcggatggtccccagtcggttctggtgCGTCAGTCAGAGAGtagcgatgagcagggttttctatgaaccccggtcgaaGACACGGGGTCGAGGttggaggcggtcctcgggtcaggttTTCCGAGCGGAGGCCGTGTGAAGGCGGCCGGAGCCTGAAGCCAGCGCTCTGGTCGAAGAGGCCATTCGGAGTTGGCATGAGCCTGAGGTGCTCCGGTCGAAAAGATGGGCCGATGACgaccagggcctgaagcgagtgctccagtctattgagttcagactcttgggcctgtccagaagaagaaaaggccgtcCTCTTGGGCCGagtcttggcgtggaagccggtccccgagggaccccgggtttatgaacccgacaccgatcttgctgatgttattattgtcattagtttcagcaacatcaacctgcccgatcgagatcgatctagatcggcctcacatccttttagtccatcatttattttgttacattatgacagttcttactttaaacgacagATTATGTTTCATCgactgttctactttgatcttgatcgtgcatagtatgcggttagggcatgtctgatcttgagaaggtttactagctagttgaatctggtctatagctcgctattatagatgtatcgatccggtcgatctccactgttagtactttagatcagaggatgctagctggtagatttgctttcgaccaggcatgaccctggttgtttgctatgcctgcatcggctaaatagtcgattcgTCTGTACTTTAACGCTTACAGTATGTCTTCATGAGTATGTTAAATATGGATAGAtatgtttattttaaaggtttgatttatcgtctttatcatggctgtcatcgattcggtcgaaccccactgttaaggataacaggttaggtctgatgagtttatagatctgtccagGTTAAATagcgattgttcacatgctgtaatcctttttctacctaaatcaactattttagccgattcgcctgtgcttccACACGTGTAGCATATCTTTCAGaaaacctatcaatgtatagatggttttatggattattcggttttagtttgttatcatcatcatagctgccatcgatccggtcgaacctcactattgatggtaacagattagattcagagcgtttgtagatcaattcatactagacagtcgatttgttcgcatgttatatcctttctcgttaaactCATCGGCTCGATTGTTTACACTGTTAATattcacctagctgatgatttcacttatatctaggtgcattgtacttgttatgATAAAATCAATCGCGACCAGCAAACATCgcagtccttaacagtcgatttcttcgcgtatcggctatttagtcaattttcccgtctagctgctcccgaagcggcacacttggaacagtctgggcaaaaccggcatgtttcgtcttaaattactgataaactttctctccttgtcaattgcaggtcaaattgactggcacgccttcggAAATTCGCAGAgtcgactggtcctgcgttgaagtcaagcggatctccagccttgctccatcaagcagatccttctggcttgttgTGTGCCAGACGCATCGACATATTTTTACGCCGACAGGTGTTGTCAAGCTTTGAGCCACTTAGTGCCTTTGTCGGGCCAGACCTCTCCTTTCGCTCAACTAGAGACACGaagaaaggggaggaggaagagagaagaaAAATCAGAAGCATTTATCTACCCATACTTTCTAGTGTTTGTTCTTGTTCATAAGTGAAATAGAAATGAAATAATGGTGTCCTGACTCATGAGACTCATGCAGGTTAACCGGACCTAGGCTTGTATGAGCTGAGAGATTTGGGGAACGAGTAGCACTCTCTAGTCGAGATAAGGGTAAGCTTGTTGTGGGCCCTTGTGCTTCAATAATCAACGTGTGTTTGATGAAAGCTGGGCATGAATTGGATCTTGCACTAGCGAATTCTGTCACGATGTGTATCACATTCATCTTGCCCAATTTTATCTTGATGTGTATCATGTTCCTTGTGTTAAATTTGAAATTTCTAACTGATGAATCGTAAGGACAGTTCCATATGCCTAATTTTATTTGACATAAAATTGACGTTATCAGATTCATATTGAAAATTACCTATTATTATGACTTTATATCAGAAAAGTGAATGTCAAAGCAATTGTTAATCAAAGCATGGTCCTAGCAAAATACTCCTTGTTATTCAAAGAAGAGGGTAACTTGTTAGAACAGTGAACTTGCGCATCATTATATATTTTTCAATATGAATACGATAAcgtcaaatttatataaaaatataataaTCTAGTAATTATCGGTAAAAAACTCATTCAAACAGAAAATACGCTAAATAGAGAGAAAGTACATTCTCATATGTATGATATCTAGTGAAAGGTGTTGGGGGCGGGGACGGCTACGCCTACCCCTTCCATGTGAAAAGGACCAACGCCTAGTAGGGCCAAGAGCCTCCATGTAATTCCCAAACCATTGGGGGTAGGTAGGAATGTTACCTCCTCCTACCTTCCTTATAAATAGAATTCAAGGGGCAATAGAAAAGGAATTTCCCTTCATTCTCAAATCCCTAATCTTCGCACTTCCTCTCATTCTACTTTTCCTGCATGGGATTAGTACCCAAGGTTACCCTTCACCCTGGTGATGGTACCTATCGCCCCATTTGGTGAAGGTACAAGCGAAGGTCTATATCTCAACAAAGGCATATCACTCTAGTGTCCATATGAAAAAAGTGGATTACTTGCCGACTTGTGAACAACAAAACTACCCATAAGCTTGAACTGAACTTGGGCAGACTACTAAAACTAAGGCCCTGCTTGACCTGAACTTGCTTGAGGCCTTGCTTTGATGCTGGGTTAGTCAATCTTGCTTGAGAGACGGCCATGTAGCGAACGCAAGAAGCAATTTTTTACACACCTCAACTACAGGCGCctaagatttaaaaaaaaaatctggcTATTTGATTTGCATACTACTGGTGATCTTTTTGGGAAAGGGGTGAGGGTTGCCGTGGTTAGAGTCGGTGAAGAAAAAATAGTAGTTTAATggatttttaatttattttaagaTGAGAGATAAAAAATGTTCCTAGTATCATAACACTGTTCTGGCAGAAAAAACAAGTCGATAAAGCTGAAattggggtaagccgaacggggccaagtGTGTTGACACTCCAATCACCTTCACTTCCAAATAAGGTCTCAATTCATCAATCATTTGCGAGATTGCATCCAAACAAACAACTATTCGACATGGCGCCATCATCCCTTGAATGAATGGGTTTCTACTTTTTTTCGAAGACGTCATCGTCCCTTGAATGAATGGGTTTCTACATTTTTTTTCGAAGACCATGTGTGACTGCCGCTATGCAATTCAGTTATTTATCGACCTTGATGCGGGCAAATTACTCATCCACATGCACAGGTAGCCCATGACTCtgatagaaaaataaaataaaatactctTTGAAAATATTATTAATTAAAAAAAGCTTTTTAAGTTTAAAGAAAGTTATCTAAAGACAATATTTTGGTAAAACTTTTGCAAGTAAATTTTCAAAATAAGTTTCAAAAAATATTTTCTAAACCTTTGAGGgaaaaattgaaataaaaaactcaagtttcaaaaaaaatgttTAAAGGTAGGCCAAAGAGAAAGAGGTGGTGGGCGAGTGGTAAAGCGGTGAGACGGCATGCTGCTACTGGCAACAGGGGATGGAGGATGGTGGTTGGGCTAGGTTTGGGTGAGGGAGCTCGAGCTCCACTAGGTTAGCGTGGCGGCAGCGGAGGTAGTGAATTCCATGGTAGCATCGTGAGGGGATGGCCGGAGGAGGGCAGCAGGCGGGGG includes these proteins:
- the LOC136525670 gene encoding uncharacterized protein, with protein sequence MQLAVEEIRKTSSRKSHFLRSEYARMAELEHRAEFACRESRDRASKAAVAQAEGQRAEERATAAEQGLEAARVRQAETEAELRASLVNTEVALQEALAALDPERTALESAEKALEVERRARSEADREVVALWGQVMETEDTSARLRVQPVSELVALLAELGGKVEVLERNLEMTKATLGRRTEELAKSR